A single genomic interval of Gossypium raimondii isolate GPD5lz chromosome 11, ASM2569854v1, whole genome shotgun sequence harbors:
- the LOC105804654 gene encoding uncharacterized protein LOC105804654, producing the protein MVKEGEPRREAITSSSSSPSLCDSETEDLERMPLVPLPLTKNNRYLSKQLSLCETRREIAWERRRRQILRQERRKNGIIENGLTDEDLHELKGCIELGFGFNEEEGQKLTSTLPALDLYFAVNRQLSPSPVSTPHSRGSSLSLGDRSSSFGSPTSTESDWKIYSPGEDPQLVKTKLRHWAQAVACSVLQSF; encoded by the exons ATGGTGAAGGAAGGAGAGCCAAGAAGAGAGGCTATTACATCGTCGTCATCGTCGCCGTCATTATGCGACTCCGAAACGGAAGATTTGGAACGTATGCCATTGGTGCCATTACCATTGACGAAAAACAATAGGTATTTATCGAAGCAATTATCGCTGTGCGAGACGCGACGGGAAATTGCTTGGGAAAGAAGGCGGCGCCAGATTCTTCGTCAAGAGAGAAGAAAGAATGGGATCATTGAGAATGGGTTGACAGATGAAGACCTGCATGAACTTAAAGGGTGCATAGAGCTGGGATTTGGATTCAATGAAGAAGAAGGCCAAAAACTTACAAGCACATTGCCTGCATTAGACCTTTATTTCGCTGTAAACCGACAGCTTTCTCCAAGTCCAGTTTCAACCCCTCATAGTCGTGGCTCTTCGTTATCACTTGGTGATCGGTCATCTTCTTTTGGAAGCCCTACAAGTACTGAGTCAGATTGGAAAATTTACAGCCCAG GGGAAGATCCTCAGCTAGTGAAGACTAAGCTAAGGCATTGGGCACAGGCTGTTGCATGTTCTGTGCTGCAATCATTTTAA